A stretch of DNA from Triticum urartu cultivar G1812 unplaced genomic scaffold, Tu2.1 TuUngrouped_contig_4997, whole genome shotgun sequence:
ATGCTACACGAAGATCCAGGCAATGTCAGTTACTCGGCTGTAGGTGGCTTGTCTGATCAAATCAGGGAACTCAGGGAATCAATCGAGCTGCCTTTAATGAACCCTGAATTGTTTCTCAGGGTTGGAATTAAACCTCCCAAGGTAAATTTAGCATTTTTTTGTTTGTTTATGATCCACTTCCTATGTAAGTTAAAGAGGTAAAGATACACATGTTGTGATGTTGGGAGTCAGTGTATTCTTGCTTTACCTTTTTCAGGGTGTTCTACTCTATGGCCCACCAGGAACTGGGAAGACATTATTAGCGAGGGCTATTGCCAGTAATATTGATGCTAACTTTTTGAAGGTGTGTTTTTTACTTGGTATTTTCTTTCCATGAGTATTACATTACACTGACATATTGTCTAAAAACCAGATTGTGTCAAGTGCTATAATTGACAAATATATCGGAGAAAGTGCTCGTTTAATCAGAGAAATGTTCGGCTATGCACGCGATCACCAAGTAAGTCTTGCTCTGCCTTCCTTTTTGCACAGCTAGTTGGTCTTAAACTTAATTCCCTTATCTATAAGACACGCATAGTGGCAAACGGTCATGCATCCACTGTTGTTTGCAGAGATGCAAGCTGACTTTAATAGTTCCTTTGACCCAGATGTGTCATCTAATTATATGTTCCTGTCCACACACTATCGAATTTTAAGTTATACtctctctgttcctaaatatatgacGTTTTGGTAGTTCAAATCGTTTTGGTAGTTCAATTTGAACTACCAAAACgtcatatatttaggaacagagggagtagatcTTAATATCAGTTTTGCAAGAGAAGAAGAAATCAAACTTATACCTTCACGTTTGAGTTCCTGTTAGAGAGTATATAAATGCATTTCTGAGATCTTTTAACATATATCGCCATTTAGTTTATTTGCAATGCTCACAAATTTTGTTTCCGTTTGTTCAAATTGTTATTTCTAGCCGTGCATTATCTTCATGGATGAAATCGATGCAATTGGTGGGAGAAGATTTAGTGAGGGAACCAGTGCCGACCGTGAGATCCAGCGGACGCTGATGGAGCTTCTTAATCAGTTAGATGGATTTGATGAGCTTGGCAAGGTAAAACCGATATCATCAAGTGTTTTTCCCCTCTAGGTAACTTTATGCCATATATGCAAAGGCAATGGATTTGATTGAAGTAATTTCCTTGCCTGAATGTGTGTGTAATATGCACTCTTAACTTGCGTGGGTAAAATATACCAGTCTTGAGATGAATTTTGTGATTAAAATTTATTGTTCATCTTTGCTTCATTGCTTGTATGAATTTCCTGGCCGCTGATTTGCATACTTTTTTTGACTCCCTTCTCTAACATCGAGCATAATTCTTTTCTTCCTGGTGCTGTATGGATTCTTCTTGACAATGATATTTTTTGCCTAAACAGGTCAAGATGATCATGGCAACAAACCGGCCTGATGTTCTTGACCCTGCGCTCCTGCGCCCTGGACGTCTCGACAGAAAGATTGAGATTCCACTACCAAACGAGCAGTCAAGAACAGAAGTACTTAAAATTCATGCCGCTGGTATCGCCAAGCATGGAGAAATAGATTATGAAGCGGTAGTGAAACTGGCTGAAGTGAGTATATCTTAGATAACGTTCTTATCGCACATAAACTCATGTCGCATCACTCAGATTCTCGACTCATCTGGCTTTAGGGATTCAACGGGGCTGATCTTCGCAATGTCTGCACCGAAGCTGGCATGTCTGCAATTCGCGCAGAGCGGGACTACGTAGTCCACGAGGACTTCATGAAGGTGTGCTGTCCTACACGCTTAAACCCAGACCATCTGCACCTTAACAAGCACTGACACTCACATTTCGTGCATCTCAGGCCGTCAGGAAGCTGAATGACGCCAAGAAGCTGGAATCCAGCGCCCACTACAGCGCAGACTTTGGCAAAGACTAAGGCGTCGTGGTCACTGATGCAATAGCAGATCTTGCAGCAATGGAGATGCCCCTTCTCTGTAAGCGTGCCGGAGTTCAGCTTCGCTGTAGGCATCGAAGCAACTGGCTGGGAAGCTGAAGCTGTTGCTCCCTTCATGCTGTGCAGTCAAAGTCAAAAGAGGACCATTCAAGAATTTTAAATCAGATGCTCTTTGCTCGTGCGTTCACACCTTTGTTAGTACTTGGTTTGGGCTGTACCATTCCATGTACTTTGGACAATGTGCTTCGGAAAAAGGTTATTCTTTTGTTAACCTTTGAGTTGTGGTTTACTTGCATACGACATGCGACCATGATTGTTGGGTTTACCATCTGTGCTCTTTGTTGTTCATTGTCATTTGTCAATCAATCTCTTTGCATCCAGGAATTCTGAAGAGATCCAAATTGTAAAATTTCTACAGTTTTCCTTTAAAAGTGGGATCAAAAGAAATTTCTCTTCACTTTTCTTTTGCTCTATTTTTTTTAAACCAAACGAATGAATATTGAATTACTAAGTTACTCCAAACATGCCCCTAAAAAATTATTTGTCTTCAAGTAGAAATGGGCTTTTATAATGCCATAATAAATATGACTTGAGATGGTTGTTTGCTACAGCTAGAAAGAAGTGCAGCTTGCTGCCGGTTCCCCTTGTTttttggtgtcttctgccaccatCGAGGTGGGGGATACCTAGTTTGGGGTTGACCGTGTTTGGGGTCGCCCTGGCCACACGCCAGGTGTCTAGCTGGTGGTGATGAGGCGATGTTGTCATCGGTATCGTGGAATAAGATCTCGTTCCAGAGATGCTGACTGATATCGATGGAGTGTCGAGCTTTGGTCAGGGCTAGATCTTAGGCCCCGTTAGATTTTTTTTTTAGAGGAAAAGGGCACCACGCCCCAGCTCCATTTCATTCAGAAATGAAACAAATCAGTCCAGAGAGCTACATAGGATAACGCGGAGGAACGGCAGTCATACCGCCTCGGCACAGTGCAGAATAAAGTGCAAGAACAAAACAAAAGCTACAAGCTAGTGCTCTAGCCCTGTTACATATGAATAAACTCAAGATCCCAATTCATCAGTACTTAGCAAGCCCATCCCACCTCACTCTAGTTATATTCTTCAGTGAAACTTGCCCAGCTTCAGCCAGGGTCTAGCCACATCAAGAGAGGGGGACTCCTTGCCAGCTGATCCAACTCCTTCGACCATTCTCCCAGCTTGATTCTGGCACGCTATGAGGTTAGGCATTCCCACGAAGAGAGGTTCGAAGCAGTTTTTCGCCAGATAGCCTGCATTCCAGGCCAAACAACAGAGTTGAAAACCATGTTATTGCGGGTTTTCCAGAGAACCCACAGGCCAGCTGCATGCATAATGTTAATGGCAGCAAATCTGTCTCCTCTAGACCAACATGAAGAGAAGGACATCATATTAACATCCCCCGTAAACCCAGTTAGCTAGTGATAGATTTCCAAAATTCCTCAGCAACGACGCAACCAAAAAATAGATGGTAACAAACTTCCAGTTCAGAGCAGAACACACAAGTTGAATCTGGCACAATTTGCCTCTTAGCTAAATTGTCTCTAGTGAGCAATTTGTTATTAGCTAGGAGTCAAAGAAATATCTGAATCCTAGAAGGAATCTTGATAGACCAAGCATCGGGAGTATTACTAGGCAACACTCCTCCGAAATTAACAAATTTATAGAAAGATTTGACCGTGTAAACTCCCTTGGAATTCATATTCCACACTAGGGAATCCTCCACATCAGAATACACAATGGACTTAGCTATCTCAAGTAGCTCATTCCACAAACTCAACAACTCCTGGGTGAAACATCTCCTAAAAGAAATTTTAAGGGTGTTATCCACCCAAGTTTTGTCAATAGTGACATTGTGCTCATTGGCTATATTATACAGCTCCCAATATTGGGTAGCCAAAGTGGCAGTGCCAAACCAATGGTCCTCCCAGAATCTAACTTTCCTACCATTGCCTATCTTCTAGGAGAAACCCACTTTTGCAGCCTGGGCTGCCCATAGAACACCTTTTCAGAAAGGAGAGGCCTCAGTAGTAGAACAAGCAAAAATATTATTATTGTGAAGGCTGTATTTGGACTCCACAATGTTCTTCCAAATTTTACCTTCAGCTTTGTAGAATCTATTTACCCAGGAGGCTAAAAGGCACAGGTTCATGTCCCCTATATCAGTGATGCCAAAACCTCCAAACTCCTTAATAGTAAGTGAACCCTAGGCAGCTAGATGATATTTATGATGATCCTCATAGTCATCCCAGAAACAGTTAGCTAACTGAGTATTAATCATTTTAATAGCCCATTTAGGGAATTTAATAAATTCCATAAGGTAGGTAGGAATGCTTGCTAGGCAAGCCTGGACTAAAATAAGTCTTTTGCCATAAGACAAGAGTCTACCTCTCCAACCAACACCCCTCTTGATGATCTTGTCCACAGTAGGTTGGAGATCCTCTCTCATAAGTTTACTGTGATGCAGGGGCCCCCCAAATATTTAATTGGGAAAGAGCTAATCTTACACCCCAATATTTGGGCAAAAGGTTTAGCCTCATCTCTATCTATATTAATAGGGACAAGGTCACATTTATGAAAGTTTATCCTCATACCAGAAATTTGTTCAAAACAGGATAAAATCCATTTCAAGTTTCTAGCATGATCAGGATTATTGTCTAAGAACAATagggtatcatctgcatattgcaTACCGATCACCCCGGCTGGGTTTGAGggagtgtaagtgcatctagtgccccttagtgattttggtgtattgaagacttataggttaagggactgatgcgtttgtgagtgtacacatgtctataagtctatgaggagtttgatatttacagagaaagtcgacccctaaaaatgaagttcttcgactgaagactttggatttctgaagactttgaaagtgaaggaattggtgtaatcctgaagacttggtattcattcgaggaacatgaagcgtgaagacttttgttttcgtagtttcattttctctttcttgagtcataggaaacaccgtactgttaaagggggtcgaggaaatactaaggaaaaatttccaactgatgctcaactcaaatcctacccctaccaatcccttcgagtgaagccattggaaagccctgaggattttgatactcaaaattccgaccgttgctgtgctatgcgcgagctgtcccaaaatatctacccacctaacggtcatatcattaaaggacatttatgtcttatcatgtcgggctgctccctaggctataaatagccgccccctacaaccactagctggttggctgctccgagagaaactggcacttgtcatttgagagcatcccatcctccgaggactttgagagaaaatcatcaagtgaggaaaacccaaacccaaacacctacaaacccaaagtgattgagcatcactgaagagattgatcctgcgtggatctgacgcttgttacctttgaagatggtgcatcctccagacggttag
This window harbors:
- the LOC125528616 gene encoding 26S proteasome regulatory subunit S10B homolog B (The sequence of the model RefSeq protein was modified relative to this genomic sequence to represent the inferred CDS: added 28 bases not found in genome assembly); its protein translation is MADGEDAAAARRRTAISDYRKKMLTCRELESRVGTVRENLKIARKDFAKTEDDLKSLQSVGQIIGEVLRPLDNERFIVKASSGPRYVVGCRSKVDKEKLTSGTRVVLDMTTLTIMRTLPREVDPVVYNMLHEDPGNVSYSAVGGLSDQIRELRESIELPLMNPELFLRVGIKPPKGVLLYGPPGTGKTLLARAIASNIDANFLKIVSSAIIDKYIGESARLIREMFGYARDHQPCIIFMDEIDAIGGRRFSEGTSADREIQRTLMELLNQLDGFDELGKVKMIMATNRPDVLDPALLRPGRLDRKIEIPLPNEQSRTEVLKIHAAGIAKHGEIDYEAVVKLAEGFNGADLRNVCTEAGMSAIRAERDYVVHEDFMKAVRKLNDAKKLESSAHYSADFGKD